A section of the Vespa velutina chromosome 6, iVesVel2.1, whole genome shotgun sequence genome encodes:
- the LOC124950160 gene encoding zinc finger protein 236-like isoform X6: MQQQKQQQQQQQQQQQQEEYIFFIMSFAVDCINFALLLICSRVFHLALGIGAQYYKAQLDAHLKLHGEKSLTEEVRKCKLCNKQFVQPALYRLHIREHYKLQTKIVKQTKKGTKHKIMYKCTICLKSFQKPSQLMRHIRVHTGEKPFKCTVCNRAFTQKGSLQIHMWQHDGIRPHICTLCNARFSQKGNLNAHILRVHSAPEGESIYGCSYCPCIFKKLGSLNGHMKRMHSNLPEETTSKCESSTEADMRATVDSVISQLASLESGIANVANSTQSETTTENRNDILQEALNNSGLPSKEKNLSNETMDSKKVEAKTTYVTLLDRAPDGTMRKYLTIKQRCIGNIRWYACSFCHKEFKKPSDLIRHLRVHTQEKPFKCSYCFRSFALKSTMIAHERTHTGTKKYACGSCDKTFACHSSLTTHTRLHTKPHKCTVCDKSFSSSAVLKSHMKSHSKGKSNISPEAESLVPQIILQEPLVISDAGNKISVAHVQSKQKHVYDSADVARPHKCWICHAAFRKISHLKQHHRRHTGERPFKCPKCDRRFTSNSVLKSHLHTHDDARPYSCTVCNTKFSTQSSMKRHLVTHSNKRPFMCPYCHKTFKTSVNCRKHMKIHKHELAQRQLEQQKKQQQIKDVPKTLNKDKGTILPENIALSEEMEVSFQPQMAPDFALAFSDQFQNITEKEKTFLTTDRTQPVINSNLSTNLPTIETNNLPTSQTLNTDETATITIPNYTGDQSLTPESIREIEETFNQQLFNIGMNLGLGNNLPRPIDDTNTNTLEQREQPVLNIIYDNNKNLESSANTMFTSQFDSFDISQITLQPDTEIDIGLNTENSENMANILTRSIQERQEINTITIENNTNDNHIKTPKQLMILGPKQTGSETAVKLPQSCPRYPKVIAKADTTDTTDIEIMNLTNSTEIQMINDCNKKHQENIVCHEHGNNTLHLKCDLNNENFQDTLQLNAHSKLHSPSNIIYTDINGCSSQCDSLLQCHICSEQGFTTEELKEHLQTHRGIKGFQCTECSLKFCTSGGLSRHLKLHKSKEQWKCTICQQVFVSKAQLKSHNKMHDNSLNGSSLESDKLQKENISINKTISIDSTSNNKISFDSKTLSNKSVKLDDKISLNDKMGNDSSVSEKVLLDTVAEKKIMDQIDGSAEKKETKQYINKCKYCPKTFRKPSDLIRHIRTHTGERPYKCDHCSKSFAVKCTLDSHMKVHSGKKTFCCHVCNSLFATKGSLKVHMRLHTGSKPFRCSICDLRFRTSGHRKVHLLKHVRQHKGTTKRKQKHMKVSAVTEATLDLEKSIEGVVHLVTTDNDVSTSSNVDYSNLDTISIDTNNLVNQINLNNDAMILNNNSIVSLNENNQLVANLHFLLANGFVTIQTDDTSPSPTTAAAAPPPLVPISDANIIQNETKLPEFVNTAPIQESYIDTGTKHVVITNETSTREALPTTHVSTDSNNDMSITQLEYTNATTNKTHETIKKQTNKSNSSKQRACDICGKTFMKPYQVERHKRIHTGERPFKCELCTKSFAQKATLQMHQKHHTGDRPHACPCCEFTFSQRGNLRTHLRRVHRLDLISAKKLKTSQQVLSAKLIQNNIGETKILSLDDIAFVQFVK, encoded by the exons ATGCAGCAGCagaagcagcagcaacagcagcagcagcagcaacagcagcaggaGGAG TATATCTTCTTCATAATGTCGTTCGCCGTGGACTGCATCAATTTTGCTCTTCTACTGATCTGCTCTCGTGTCTTTCATCTCGCTCTTGGAATCGGTGCGCAGTATTATAAG gcCCAATTGGACGCGCACTTGAAGTTACATGGTGAAAAATCATTAACAGAGGAAGTGCGAAAGTGTAAGCTTTgcaataaacaatttgttcaGCCTGCTTTATATAGACTTCATATTCGTGAACATTATAAG CTACAGACGAAGATAGTCAAGCAgacgaaaaaaggaacgaaacaTAAGATTATGTATAAGTGTACGATATGTTTGAAGTCGTTTCAAAAACCTAGTCAGCTAATGCGTCATATTAGAGTTCATACAGGAGAGAAGCCTTTTAAA tGTACCGTATGTAATCGCGCATTTACTCAGAAAGGTTCTTTACAAATTCATATGTGGCAACATGATGGTATCAGACCTCATATTTGTACTCTTTGCAATGCTAGATTCAGTCAGaaag gaAATCTAAATGCCCACATTTTAAGGGTACACAGTGCACCAGAAGGAGAATCCATTTATGGATGTAGTTATTGTccttgtatttttaaaaagcttGGCAGTCTTAATGGTCATATGAAAAGAATGCATTCGAATTTGCcagaa gAAACAACATCGAAATGCGAAAGTTCTACAGAGGCTGATATGCGAGCTACAGTTGATAGTGTCATATCACAGTTAGCATCCTTGGAATCTGGAATTGCTAATGTAGCAAATTCTACTCAATCTGAAACTACGactgaaaatagaaatgatattttacaGGAAGCATTAAATAATAGTGGATTGCctagtaaagagaaaaatctttctaatg AAACAATGGACTCAAAAAAAGTAGAAGCAAAAACAACATATGTTACGTTGTTAGATAGAGCTCCTGACGGCACAATGag aaaatatttaacaataaagcAGCGATGTATAGGAAATATACGATGGTATGCATGTTCTTTCTGTCACAAAGAATTTAAGAAACCATCAGATTTAATACGTCATTTAAGAGTACATACTCAAGAAAAACCATTTAAG tgTTCTTATTGCTTTCGCTCGTTTGCATTAAAATCAACAATGATTGCACACGAACGTACTCACACTGGTACAAAGAAGTATGCCTGTGGTTCGTGCGATAAAACGTTCGCGTGTCATAGTAGTCTTACCACTCATACGAG ATTACATACAAAACCGCACAAATGCACTGTATGTGATAAATCGTTTAGTTCTAGCGCTGTTTTAAAAAGTCACATGAAAAGTCATTCAAAAGGAAAATCAAATATCTCGCCAGAAGCAGAAAGTTTAGTACCACAAATCATTTTACAGGAACCATTAGTTATTAGCGATGCGGGTAATAAGATCAGTGTGGCGCATGTAcaatcaaaacaaaaacatgTTTATGATAGTGCAGATGTTGCAAGACCACACAAATGTTGGATATGTCATGCAGCATTTAGGAAAATTAGTCATTTAAAGCAACACCATCGTCGGCATACTGGAGAACGTCCTTTCAAATGTCCTAAGTGCGATAGAAGATTTACGTCTAATAGCGTTCTTAAGTCACATTTGCATACACATGATGATGCAAGACCATACAGTTGTACTGTATGTAACACTAAGTTTTCTACACAAAGCAGTATGAAGAGACATTTGGTTACTCATAGTAACAAAAGACCATTCATGTGTCCTTATTGTCATAAAACATTCAAAACTTCTGTTAATTGCAGAAAACATATGAAGATACATAAACATGAACTTGCACAAAGACAATTAGAACAacagaaaaaacaacaacaaattaAGGATGTACCAAAGACATTAAATAAGGATAAGGGAACTATTTTACCAGAGAATATAGCACTGTCAGAGGAAATGGAAGTATCATTCCAACCGCAAATGGCACCCGATTTTGCATTAGCTTTTTCTGatcaatttcaaaatataacggaaaaagaaaaaacatttttaacaaCAGACAGGACACAACCGgttattaattcaaatttatctACAAATTTACCTAcaatagaaacaaataatttaccAACATCACAAACTTTAAATACCGACGAAACAGCCACTATTACAATTCCTAATTATACAGGGGATCAATCGCTTACGCCTGAAAGTATACGTGAGATAGAAGAAACTTTCAATCAACAATTGTTTAATATTGGAATGAATCTTGGTTTGGGAAATAATCTCCCAAGACCTATAGATgatacaaatacaaatactCTTGAACAAAGGGAACAAcctgtattaaatattatttatgataataataaaaatttagagTCATCCGCAAATACAATGTTCACATCACAATTTGACTCATTTGATATTAGTCAGATTACATTACAACCTGATACTGAAATAGACATTGGACTTAATACAGAAAATTCTGAAAATATGGCAAATATTTTAACTAGATCTATACAAGAGAGACAAGAAATAAATACTATcactattgaaaataatacaaatgacAATCATATTAAAACACCAAAACAATTAATGATATTGGGACCCAAACAAACTGGATCTGAAACTGCTGTAAAACTGCCACAGTCTTGTCCAAGATATCCAAAAGTTATAGCTAAAGCAGATACAACAGATACAACAGATATCGAAATCATGAATTTAACAAATAGTACAGaaatacaaatgataaatgattgtaataaaaaacatCAAGAAAACATCGTATGTCACGAACATGGAAATAATACTTTACATTTAAA atGTGATTTAAACaacgaaaattttcaagatacATTACAATTAAATGCTCATTCAAAGTTACATTCTCCGTCAAACATCATTTATACAGATATTAATGGATGTAGCAGTCAATGTGATTCTTTACTTCAGTGTCATATATGCAGTGAACAAGGCTTTACTACAGAAGAATTAAAG GAACATTTGCAAACTCACCGCGGAATAAAGGGCTTCCAATGTACAGAATGTTCTCTTAAGTTCTGTACTAGTGGTGGACTTAGTAGacatttaaaattacataaaagtAAAGA acAATGGAAGTGTACAATCTGTCAACAAGTTTTTGTTAGCAAAGCCCAATTGAAATCTCATAACAAAATGCATGATAATAGCCTTAATGGAAGCTCGTTAGAATCAGACAaattgcaaaaagaaaatatttctattaataaaactatttctattgattctacttcaaataataaaatttcttttgatagTAAAACTCTATCAAATAAATCTGTCAAATTGGATGACAAGATTtctttaaacgataaaatggGCAATGATTCGTCAGTGTCAGAAAAAGTTCTTTTAGATACAGTagcagaaaaaaagatcatggATCAAATAGAT GGTAgtgcagaaaaaaaagaaacaaaacagtatatcaataaatgtaaatactgTCCGAAAACATTTCGCAAACCAAGCGATCTTATAAGACACATTCGAACACATACTGGCGAACGACCGTACAAGTGCGATCATTGCAGTAAAAGCTTTGCAGTGAAATGTACATTGGATTCTCATATGAAAGTTCATAGCGGCAAGAAGACGTTTTGTTGTCATGTTTGCAATAGTCTATTTGCTACAAAGGGTAGTTTAAAGGTTCATATGCGATTACATactg GTTCTAAACCATTTAGATGTTCGATTTGTGATTTAAGATTTCGAACTTCAGGTCACAGGAAAGTACATTTATTGAAACATGTGAGACAGCACAAAGGTACCActaaacgaaaacaaaagcaCATGAAAGTTTCAGCCGTAACTGAGGCAACCCTTGATTTAGAAAAGTCGATTGAAGGTGTAGTGCATTTAGTAACAACTGATAATGATGTATCTACATCATCAAATGTTGATTACTCAAACCTTGACACAATTAGCATTGATACTAATAACTTAGTCAATCAGATTAATTTGAATAACGATGCAatgatattgaataataattcaattgtgTCATTAAATGAGAATAATCAATTAGTAGCAAATTTGCATTTCTTATTAGCAAATGGATTTGTTACCATTCAAACGGATGATACTTCACCATCACCAACAACAGCTGCGGCAGCACCACCACCGCTAGTACCTATTTCTGATGCAAATATTATTCAGAATGAGACTAAATTACCAGAATTTGTTAATACTGCACCTATACAGGAATCTTATATTGACACAGGTACTAAACACGTTGTTATTACAAATGAAACATCAACAAGGGAAGCCCTTCCAACCACTCATGTTTCAACAGATTCAAATAATGATATGAGTATAACACAGTTAGAATATACAAATGCTACAACAAATAAAACACatgaaacaataaagaaacaaacaaataagaGCAATTCATCAAAACAGAGAGCATGTGATATTTGTGGAAAAACATTTATGAAGCCATATCAAGTAGAGAGACACAAACGAATTCACACAGGTGAACGTCCATTTAAGTGCGAATTATGTACAAAATCATTTGCTCAAAAGGCAACATTACAAATGCATCAGAAACATCATACAGGTGATCGACCACATGCTTGCCCATGCTGCGAATTTACTTTTTCACAAAGAGGAAATTTACGAACACATTTAAGACGTGTTCATCGATTGGATCTTATCAGTGCTAAAAAGTTGAAAACAAGTCAACAAGTTTTAAGTGCTAAactaatacaaaataatataggTGAAACAAAGATTCTAAGTTTAGATGATATTGCCTTTGTCCAGTTtgtaaaataa
- the LOC124950160 gene encoding zinc finger protein 236-like isoform X4, which translates to MCYSLQEVQCPPLRMQQQKQQQQQQQQQQQQEEKYIFFIMSFAVDCINFALLLICSRVFHLALGIGAQYYKAQLDAHLKLHGEKSLTEEVRKCKLCNKQFVQPALYRLHIREHYKLQTKIVKQTKKGTKHKIMYKCTICLKSFQKPSQLMRHIRVHTGEKPFKCTVCNRAFTQKGSLQIHMWQHDGIRPHICTLCNARFSQKGNLNAHILRVHSAPEGESIYGCSYCPCIFKKLGSLNGHMKRMHSNLPEETTSKCESSTEADMRATVDSVISQLASLESGIANVANSTQSETTTENRNDILQEALNNSGLPSKEKNLSNETMDSKKVEAKTTYVTLLDRAPDGTMRKYLTIKQRCIGNIRWYACSFCHKEFKKPSDLIRHLRVHTQEKPFKCSYCFRSFALKSTMIAHERTHTGTKKYACGSCDKTFACHSSLTTHTRLHTKPHKCTVCDKSFSSSAVLKSHMKSHSKGKSNISPEAESLVPQIILQEPLVISDAGNKISVAHVQSKQKHVYDSADVARPHKCWICHAAFRKISHLKQHHRRHTGERPFKCPKCDRRFTSNSVLKSHLHTHDDARPYSCTVCNTKFSTQSSMKRHLVTHSNKRPFMCPYCHKTFKTSVNCRKHMKIHKHELAQRQLEQQKKQQQIKDVPKTLNKDKGTILPENIALSEEMEVSFQPQMAPDFALAFSDQFQNITEKEKTFLTTDRTQPVINSNLSTNLPTIETNNLPTSQTLNTDETATITIPNYTGDQSLTPESIREIEETFNQQLFNIGMNLGLGNNLPRPIDDTNTNTLEQREQPVLNIIYDNNKNLESSANTMFTSQFDSFDISQITLQPDTEIDIGLNTENSENMANILTRSIQERQEINTITIENNTNDNHIKTPKQLMILGPKQTGSETAVKLPQSCPRYPKVIAKADTTDTTDIEIMNLTNSTEIQMINDCNKKHQENIVCHEHGNNTLHLKCDLNNENFQDTLQLNAHSKLHSPSNIIYTDINGCSSQCDSLLQCHICSEQGFTTEELKEHLQTHRGIKGFQCTECSLKFCTSGGLSRHLKLHKSKEQWKCTICQQVFVSKAQLKSHNKMHDNSLNGSSLESDKLQKENISINKTISIDSTSNNKISFDSKTLSNKSVKLDDKISLNDKMGNDSSVSEKVLLDTVAEKKIMDQIDGSAEKKETKQYINKCKYCPKTFRKPSDLIRHIRTHTGERPYKCDHCSKSFAVKCTLDSHMKVHSGKKTFCCHVCNSLFATKGSLKVHMRLHTGSKPFRCSICDLRFRTSGHRKVHLLKHVRQHKGTTKRKQKHMKVSAVTEATLDLEKSIEGVVHLVTTDNDVSTSSNVDYSNLDTISIDTNNLVNQINLNNDAMILNNNSIVSLNENNQLVANLHFLLANGFVTIQTDDTSPSPTTAAAAPPPLVPISDANIIQNETKLPEFVNTAPIQESYIDTGTKHVVITNETSTREALPTTHVSTDSNNDMSITQLEYTNATTNKTHETIKKQTNKSNSSKQRACDICGKTFMKPYQVERHKRIHTGERPFKCELCTKSFAQKATLQMHQKHHTGDRPHACPCCEFTFSQRGNLRTHLRRVHRLDLISAKKLKTSQQVLSAKLIQNNIGETKILSLDDIAFVQFVK; encoded by the exons ATGTGCTATAGCTTGCAAGAAGTGCAATGTCCTCCTTTAAGGATGCAGCAGCagaagcagcagcaacagcagcagcagcagcaacagcagcaggaGGAG AAGTATATCTTCTTCATAATGTCGTTCGCCGTGGACTGCATCAATTTTGCTCTTCTACTGATCTGCTCTCGTGTCTTTCATCTCGCTCTTGGAATCGGTGCGCAGTATTATAAG gcCCAATTGGACGCGCACTTGAAGTTACATGGTGAAAAATCATTAACAGAGGAAGTGCGAAAGTGTAAGCTTTgcaataaacaatttgttcaGCCTGCTTTATATAGACTTCATATTCGTGAACATTATAAG CTACAGACGAAGATAGTCAAGCAgacgaaaaaaggaacgaaacaTAAGATTATGTATAAGTGTACGATATGTTTGAAGTCGTTTCAAAAACCTAGTCAGCTAATGCGTCATATTAGAGTTCATACAGGAGAGAAGCCTTTTAAA tGTACCGTATGTAATCGCGCATTTACTCAGAAAGGTTCTTTACAAATTCATATGTGGCAACATGATGGTATCAGACCTCATATTTGTACTCTTTGCAATGCTAGATTCAGTCAGaaag gaAATCTAAATGCCCACATTTTAAGGGTACACAGTGCACCAGAAGGAGAATCCATTTATGGATGTAGTTATTGTccttgtatttttaaaaagcttGGCAGTCTTAATGGTCATATGAAAAGAATGCATTCGAATTTGCcagaa gAAACAACATCGAAATGCGAAAGTTCTACAGAGGCTGATATGCGAGCTACAGTTGATAGTGTCATATCACAGTTAGCATCCTTGGAATCTGGAATTGCTAATGTAGCAAATTCTACTCAATCTGAAACTACGactgaaaatagaaatgatattttacaGGAAGCATTAAATAATAGTGGATTGCctagtaaagagaaaaatctttctaatg AAACAATGGACTCAAAAAAAGTAGAAGCAAAAACAACATATGTTACGTTGTTAGATAGAGCTCCTGACGGCACAATGag aaaatatttaacaataaagcAGCGATGTATAGGAAATATACGATGGTATGCATGTTCTTTCTGTCACAAAGAATTTAAGAAACCATCAGATTTAATACGTCATTTAAGAGTACATACTCAAGAAAAACCATTTAAG tgTTCTTATTGCTTTCGCTCGTTTGCATTAAAATCAACAATGATTGCACACGAACGTACTCACACTGGTACAAAGAAGTATGCCTGTGGTTCGTGCGATAAAACGTTCGCGTGTCATAGTAGTCTTACCACTCATACGAG ATTACATACAAAACCGCACAAATGCACTGTATGTGATAAATCGTTTAGTTCTAGCGCTGTTTTAAAAAGTCACATGAAAAGTCATTCAAAAGGAAAATCAAATATCTCGCCAGAAGCAGAAAGTTTAGTACCACAAATCATTTTACAGGAACCATTAGTTATTAGCGATGCGGGTAATAAGATCAGTGTGGCGCATGTAcaatcaaaacaaaaacatgTTTATGATAGTGCAGATGTTGCAAGACCACACAAATGTTGGATATGTCATGCAGCATTTAGGAAAATTAGTCATTTAAAGCAACACCATCGTCGGCATACTGGAGAACGTCCTTTCAAATGTCCTAAGTGCGATAGAAGATTTACGTCTAATAGCGTTCTTAAGTCACATTTGCATACACATGATGATGCAAGACCATACAGTTGTACTGTATGTAACACTAAGTTTTCTACACAAAGCAGTATGAAGAGACATTTGGTTACTCATAGTAACAAAAGACCATTCATGTGTCCTTATTGTCATAAAACATTCAAAACTTCTGTTAATTGCAGAAAACATATGAAGATACATAAACATGAACTTGCACAAAGACAATTAGAACAacagaaaaaacaacaacaaattaAGGATGTACCAAAGACATTAAATAAGGATAAGGGAACTATTTTACCAGAGAATATAGCACTGTCAGAGGAAATGGAAGTATCATTCCAACCGCAAATGGCACCCGATTTTGCATTAGCTTTTTCTGatcaatttcaaaatataacggaaaaagaaaaaacatttttaacaaCAGACAGGACACAACCGgttattaattcaaatttatctACAAATTTACCTAcaatagaaacaaataatttaccAACATCACAAACTTTAAATACCGACGAAACAGCCACTATTACAATTCCTAATTATACAGGGGATCAATCGCTTACGCCTGAAAGTATACGTGAGATAGAAGAAACTTTCAATCAACAATTGTTTAATATTGGAATGAATCTTGGTTTGGGAAATAATCTCCCAAGACCTATAGATgatacaaatacaaatactCTTGAACAAAGGGAACAAcctgtattaaatattatttatgataataataaaaatttagagTCATCCGCAAATACAATGTTCACATCACAATTTGACTCATTTGATATTAGTCAGATTACATTACAACCTGATACTGAAATAGACATTGGACTTAATACAGAAAATTCTGAAAATATGGCAAATATTTTAACTAGATCTATACAAGAGAGACAAGAAATAAATACTATcactattgaaaataatacaaatgacAATCATATTAAAACACCAAAACAATTAATGATATTGGGACCCAAACAAACTGGATCTGAAACTGCTGTAAAACTGCCACAGTCTTGTCCAAGATATCCAAAAGTTATAGCTAAAGCAGATACAACAGATACAACAGATATCGAAATCATGAATTTAACAAATAGTACAGaaatacaaatgataaatgattgtaataaaaaacatCAAGAAAACATCGTATGTCACGAACATGGAAATAATACTTTACATTTAAA atGTGATTTAAACaacgaaaattttcaagatacATTACAATTAAATGCTCATTCAAAGTTACATTCTCCGTCAAACATCATTTATACAGATATTAATGGATGTAGCAGTCAATGTGATTCTTTACTTCAGTGTCATATATGCAGTGAACAAGGCTTTACTACAGAAGAATTAAAG GAACATTTGCAAACTCACCGCGGAATAAAGGGCTTCCAATGTACAGAATGTTCTCTTAAGTTCTGTACTAGTGGTGGACTTAGTAGacatttaaaattacataaaagtAAAGA acAATGGAAGTGTACAATCTGTCAACAAGTTTTTGTTAGCAAAGCCCAATTGAAATCTCATAACAAAATGCATGATAATAGCCTTAATGGAAGCTCGTTAGAATCAGACAaattgcaaaaagaaaatatttctattaataaaactatttctattgattctacttcaaataataaaatttcttttgatagTAAAACTCTATCAAATAAATCTGTCAAATTGGATGACAAGATTtctttaaacgataaaatggGCAATGATTCGTCAGTGTCAGAAAAAGTTCTTTTAGATACAGTagcagaaaaaaagatcatggATCAAATAGAT GGTAgtgcagaaaaaaaagaaacaaaacagtatatcaataaatgtaaatactgTCCGAAAACATTTCGCAAACCAAGCGATCTTATAAGACACATTCGAACACATACTGGCGAACGACCGTACAAGTGCGATCATTGCAGTAAAAGCTTTGCAGTGAAATGTACATTGGATTCTCATATGAAAGTTCATAGCGGCAAGAAGACGTTTTGTTGTCATGTTTGCAATAGTCTATTTGCTACAAAGGGTAGTTTAAAGGTTCATATGCGATTACATactg GTTCTAAACCATTTAGATGTTCGATTTGTGATTTAAGATTTCGAACTTCAGGTCACAGGAAAGTACATTTATTGAAACATGTGAGACAGCACAAAGGTACCActaaacgaaaacaaaagcaCATGAAAGTTTCAGCCGTAACTGAGGCAACCCTTGATTTAGAAAAGTCGATTGAAGGTGTAGTGCATTTAGTAACAACTGATAATGATGTATCTACATCATCAAATGTTGATTACTCAAACCTTGACACAATTAGCATTGATACTAATAACTTAGTCAATCAGATTAATTTGAATAACGATGCAatgatattgaataataattcaattgtgTCATTAAATGAGAATAATCAATTAGTAGCAAATTTGCATTTCTTATTAGCAAATGGATTTGTTACCATTCAAACGGATGATACTTCACCATCACCAACAACAGCTGCGGCAGCACCACCACCGCTAGTACCTATTTCTGATGCAAATATTATTCAGAATGAGACTAAATTACCAGAATTTGTTAATACTGCACCTATACAGGAATCTTATATTGACACAGGTACTAAACACGTTGTTATTACAAATGAAACATCAACAAGGGAAGCCCTTCCAACCACTCATGTTTCAACAGATTCAAATAATGATATGAGTATAACACAGTTAGAATATACAAATGCTACAACAAATAAAACACatgaaacaataaagaaacaaacaaataagaGCAATTCATCAAAACAGAGAGCATGTGATATTTGTGGAAAAACATTTATGAAGCCATATCAAGTAGAGAGACACAAACGAATTCACACAGGTGAACGTCCATTTAAGTGCGAATTATGTACAAAATCATTTGCTCAAAAGGCAACATTACAAATGCATCAGAAACATCATACAGGTGATCGACCACATGCTTGCCCATGCTGCGAATTTACTTTTTCACAAAGAGGAAATTTACGAACACATTTAAGACGTGTTCATCGATTGGATCTTATCAGTGCTAAAAAGTTGAAAACAAGTCAACAAGTTTTAAGTGCTAAactaatacaaaataatataggTGAAACAAAGATTCTAAGTTTAGATGATATTGCCTTTGTCCAGTTtgtaaaataa